In a genomic window of Pseudomonas oryzihabitans:
- the ruvC gene encoding crossover junction endodeoxyribonuclease RuvC gives MSLYERAPFDPAGGTLVLGIDPGSRLTGFGVVRDTGRGCEYVASGCIRTGNGPLPERLQIVYRGVRDVIAQYGPVTMGIEQVFMARNADSALKLGQARGAAIVAGAEGGLEISEYTASQVKQAVVGSGGADKQQVMLMVMHLLRLTEKPQIDASDALAIALCHAHTRQSLVPHGLLATRRRGGRLRL, from the coding sequence ATGTCCCTCTATGAGCGCGCGCCGTTCGACCCGGCTGGCGGAACCCTGGTGCTGGGGATCGACCCCGGCTCCCGGCTGACCGGCTTTGGCGTGGTGCGCGACACCGGGCGTGGCTGCGAATACGTGGCCTCTGGCTGCATCCGCACGGGCAACGGTCCCTTGCCGGAGCGGCTGCAGATCGTCTACCGCGGCGTGCGCGATGTCATTGCCCAATACGGGCCGGTGACCATGGGCATCGAGCAGGTGTTCATGGCGCGCAACGCCGACTCGGCGCTCAAGCTGGGTCAGGCCCGCGGCGCGGCCATCGTCGCCGGTGCCGAGGGTGGCCTGGAAATCAGCGAATACACCGCGAGCCAGGTCAAGCAGGCCGTGGTCGGTAGCGGCGGAGCGGACAAGCAGCAGGTGATGCTGATGGTCATGCACCTGCTCCGGTTGACCGAGAAGCCCCAGATCGACGCCTCCGATGCCCTGGCCATCGCCCTCTGCCATGCCCATACCCGGCAGAGCCTGGTGCCCCATGGCCTGCTCGCGACCCGCCGTCGTGGCGGTCGCCTGCGCCTCTAG
- the aspS gene encoding aspartate--tRNA ligase, with product MMRSHYCGQLNESLDGQEITLCGWVHRRRDHGGVIFLDIRDREGLAQVVFDPDRAETFAKADRVRSEYVVKITGKVRLRPEGARNANMASGAIEVLGYELDVLNEAETPPFPLNEYTDVGEETRLRYRFIDLRRPEMAEKLKLRSRITSSIRRYLDENGFLDVETPILTRATPEGARDYLVPSRTHPGSFFALPQSPQLFKQLLMVAGFDRYYQIAKCFRDEDLRADRQPEFTQIDIETSFLDEQDIMDITETMVRNLFKEVLDVEFGELPHMTLAEAMRRFGSDKPDLRIPLELVDVEDQLKDVDFKVFAGPANDPKCRVAALRVPGGASMPRKQIDDYTKFVGIYGAKGLAYIKVNERAAGVEGLQSPIVKNIPLDNINVILDRVDAVDGDIVFFGADKTKIVSEALGSLRIKLGHDLKLLTCEWAPLWVIDFPMFEENDDGSLTAMHHPFTSPKCSPDELKANPGAALSRAYDMVLNGTELGGGSIRIHDKKMQQAVFEVLGISEEEQEEKFGFLLDALKFGAPPHGGLAFGLDRLVMLMTGASSIREVIAFPKTQSAADVMTQAPSAVDAKALRELHIRLREQPKAE from the coding sequence ATGATGCGCAGCCACTATTGCGGCCAGTTGAACGAGAGCCTGGACGGCCAGGAAATCACCCTCTGCGGTTGGGTCCACCGCCGCCGTGACCACGGCGGGGTCATCTTCCTCGACATCCGCGATCGCGAAGGCCTGGCCCAGGTGGTGTTCGATCCGGATCGCGCCGAGACCTTCGCCAAGGCCGACCGCGTGCGCAGCGAGTACGTGGTCAAGATCACCGGCAAGGTGCGGCTGCGTCCCGAAGGCGCGCGCAACGCCAACATGGCGTCCGGCGCCATCGAGGTGCTGGGCTACGAGCTGGACGTGCTCAACGAGGCGGAAACCCCACCGTTCCCGCTCAACGAATACACCGACGTCGGCGAGGAAACCCGCCTGCGTTACCGCTTCATCGACCTGCGTCGCCCGGAAATGGCCGAGAAGCTCAAGCTACGCTCGCGCATCACCTCCAGCATCCGCCGCTACCTGGACGAAAACGGCTTCCTCGACGTCGAGACGCCGATCCTGACCCGCGCCACCCCCGAGGGTGCCCGCGACTACCTGGTGCCCAGCCGCACCCATCCCGGCAGCTTCTTCGCCCTGCCGCAGTCGCCCCAGCTGTTCAAGCAGCTGCTGATGGTCGCCGGCTTCGACCGCTACTACCAGATCGCCAAGTGCTTCCGCGACGAGGACCTGCGCGCCGACCGCCAGCCGGAATTCACCCAGATCGACATCGAGACCAGCTTCCTCGATGAACAAGACATCATGGACATCACCGAGACCATGGTGCGCAACCTGTTCAAGGAAGTCCTGGACGTCGAGTTCGGCGAACTGCCGCACATGACCCTGGCCGAAGCCATGCGTCGCTTCGGCTCGGACAAGCCGGACCTGCGTATCCCGCTGGAGCTGGTGGACGTGGAAGACCAGCTCAAGGACGTCGATTTCAAGGTCTTCGCCGGTCCGGCCAACGATCCCAAGTGCCGCGTCGCTGCCCTGCGGGTACCGGGCGGGGCGAGCATGCCGCGCAAGCAGATCGACGACTACACCAAGTTCGTCGGCATTTACGGCGCCAAGGGTCTGGCCTACATCAAGGTCAACGAGCGTGCCGCCGGGGTCGAGGGTCTGCAGTCGCCGATCGTCAAGAACATCCCGCTGGACAACATCAACGTCATCCTCGACCGCGTCGATGCGGTCGATGGCGATATCGTCTTCTTCGGTGCGGACAAGACCAAGATCGTCTCCGAGGCCCTGGGCTCGCTGCGCATCAAGCTCGGCCACGACCTGAAGCTGCTGACCTGCGAGTGGGCGCCGCTGTGGGTGATCGACTTCCCGATGTTCGAGGAGAACGACGACGGCAGCCTGACCGCCATGCACCACCCCTTCACTTCGCCCAAGTGCAGCCCGGACGAGCTCAAGGCCAACCCCGGTGCCGCGCTGTCGCGCGCCTACGACATGGTGCTCAACGGCACCGAGCTGGGCGGCGGTTCCATCCGTATCCACGACAAGAAGATGCAGCAGGCCGTCTTCGAGGTGCTGGGGATCAGCGAGGAAGAGCAGGAAGAGAAATTCGGCTTCCTGCTGGATGCCCTGAAATTCGGCGCCCCGCCCCACGGTGGTCTGGCCTTCGGCCTGGATCGCCTGGTGATGCTGATGACCGGCGCCTCGTCGATTCGCGAAGTCATCGCCTTCCCGAAGACCCAGAGCGCCGCCGACGTCATGACCCAGGCGCCCAGCGCGGTCGACGCCAAGGCCCTGCGCGAACTGCATATCCGCCTGCGCGAGCAGCCCAAGGCGGAATAA
- the ruvB gene encoding Holliday junction branch migration DNA helicase RuvB — MIETDRLISGSGRDREEFQDRAIRPVRLADYIGQPVVRDQMGLFIQAAKGRGEALDHTLIFGPPGLGKTTLANIIAQEMGVSLKSTSGPVLERPGDLAALLTNLEAGDVLFIDEIHRLSPIVEEVLYPAMEDYQLDIMIGEGPAARSIKLDLPPFTLVGATTRAGMLTNPLRDRFGIVQRLEFYGTADLATIVTRSAGILGLAIEAEGALEIARRARGTPRIANRLLRRVRDFAEVRGQGHISHDIASRALDLLDVDAQGFDHQDRRLLLTMIDKFDGGPVGVDSLAAAISEERHTIEDVLEPYLIQQGYIMRTPRGRVVTRHAYLHFGLNLPTRLAQGGTPDLFEVNGN, encoded by the coding sequence ATGATAGAAACCGATCGTCTCATCTCGGGCAGCGGCCGCGACCGTGAAGAATTCCAGGACCGCGCCATCCGCCCGGTGCGCCTGGCGGACTACATCGGCCAGCCGGTGGTGCGCGACCAGATGGGGCTGTTCATCCAGGCCGCCAAGGGCAGGGGAGAGGCCCTCGACCACACCCTGATCTTCGGCCCGCCCGGTCTGGGCAAGACCACCCTGGCCAACATCATCGCCCAGGAAATGGGAGTTTCCCTGAAGAGCACCTCCGGCCCTGTACTGGAGCGCCCGGGTGATCTCGCCGCTCTGCTGACCAACCTGGAAGCGGGCGATGTGCTCTTCATCGACGAGATCCATCGGCTGTCGCCCATCGTCGAAGAGGTACTCTATCCGGCGATGGAGGACTACCAACTCGACATCATGATTGGCGAAGGCCCGGCCGCGCGCTCCATCAAGCTCGATCTGCCGCCCTTCACCCTGGTCGGGGCCACCACCCGGGCCGGCATGCTGACCAACCCGCTGCGTGACCGCTTCGGGATCGTCCAGCGCCTGGAGTTCTACGGTACCGCGGACCTCGCCACCATCGTCACCCGTTCCGCCGGCATCCTGGGGCTGGCCATCGAAGCCGAAGGCGCCCTGGAAATCGCTCGTCGGGCGCGGGGTACGCCGCGGATCGCCAACCGCCTGTTGCGCCGGGTACGGGACTTCGCCGAAGTCCGTGGGCAGGGCCACATCAGTCACGACATCGCCAGCCGCGCCCTCGATCTGCTGGACGTCGATGCCCAGGGCTTCGACCACCAGGATCGTCGCCTGCTGCTGACCATGATCGACAAGTTCGACGGCGGCCCGGTCGGCGTGGACAGTCTCGCCGCCGCCATCAGCGAAGAGCGTCACACCATCGAAGACGTGCTGGAACCCTATCTGATCCAGCAAGGCTATATCATGCGCACGCCGCGCGGACGGGTGGTGACCCGGCACGCCTATCTGCACTTCGGTCTCAACCTGCCGACGCGTCTGGCCCAGGGCGGTACGCCCGATCTGTTCGAGGTCAATGGTAACTAA
- a CDS encoding DUF4381 domain-containing protein, whose translation MSPGVPNLEPLRLPPEPPFWPPAPGWWLLALVVLALSLFLRHRRGRRPLVTAPVIEESSEEDLRSTALAELTRLPRPYGAPAGPWLQALNALLKRLCRASYPDQISQTLSGRDWLAFLDSRCPAAGLTRYMILVDGGYRPDLRLEDRTIDGLQDAVATWIRKHV comes from the coding sequence GTGAGCCCCGGCGTACCCAATCTGGAACCGTTGCGCCTGCCGCCGGAGCCGCCCTTCTGGCCGCCCGCGCCGGGCTGGTGGCTGCTGGCACTGGTGGTGCTGGCGCTGAGTCTGTTCTTGCGGCATCGCCGTGGCCGCCGCCCGTTGGTCACCGCCCCGGTCATCGAGGAAAGCAGCGAGGAAGACCTGCGCAGTACCGCCCTGGCCGAACTGACCCGCCTGCCCCGTCCCTACGGTGCTCCGGCCGGCCCCTGGCTGCAGGCGCTCAACGCCCTGCTCAAGCGTCTCTGCCGCGCCAGCTATCCGGATCAGATCAGCCAGACCCTGAGTGGTCGCGACTGGCTGGCCTTTCTCGATTCCCGCTGCCCGGCGGCCGGCCTGACGCGCTACATGATCCTGGTGGATGGCGGCTACCGTCCGGACCTCCGGCTCGAAGACCGGACCATCGACGGCCTGCAGGATGCGGTCGCCACCTGGATCCGCAAGCATGTTTGA
- a CDS encoding Dps family protein — MEINIGIAEQDRAEIAAGLSRLLADTYTLYLKTHNFHWNVTGPMFNTLHLMFETQYTELAVAVDDIAERIRALGFPAPGTYAAYARLSSIKEEEGVPDAQEMIRLLVQGQEAVVRTARGIFPLLDKVNDEPTADLLTQRMQTHEKTAWMLRSLLAA, encoded by the coding sequence ATGGAAATCAACATCGGAATCGCTGAACAGGATCGCGCCGAGATCGCCGCCGGCCTGTCGCGCCTCTTGGCCGATACCTACACCCTGTACCTGAAGACCCATAACTTCCACTGGAACGTAACCGGGCCGATGTTCAACACCCTGCACCTGATGTTCGAGACCCAGTACACCGAACTGGCGGTGGCCGTGGACGACATCGCCGAGCGTATTCGCGCCCTGGGTTTCCCGGCGCCCGGCACCTATGCCGCCTATGCGCGCCTGTCGAGCATCAAGGAAGAGGAAGGGGTACCGGACGCCCAGGAGATGATCCGCCTGCTGGTCCAGGGCCAGGAAGCCGTGGTGCGTACCGCCCGGGGCATCTTCCCGCTGCTGGACAAGGTCAACGACGAGCCCACCGCCGATCTGCTGACCCAGCGCATGCAGACCCACGAGAAGACCGCCTGGATGCTGCGCAGCCTGCTCGCCGCCTGA
- a CDS encoding LTA synthase family protein has translation MSQTEVPQSPRATGVRPVPTLGSHLSFVLGCALALMVMFTLLRLALLGYNKDLIGNSPFATFAEAFFNGARFDLRLVVYLCVPSLLCLLSARAMAARRLQAGWFTLAASLCLLLGVGELNFYREFHQRLNSLVFQYMQEDLHTVTSMIWNGFPVVRLLLAWAVATLLLGLVFFGVERATRRYAAPRPPVWYRRGAVFLLCLVVAVIAARGTLRSGPPLRWGDAYTTDSMFANHLGLNGTLTLINAAENSFSDHRDNSWKATMPAADALAVTRQMLLTPRDELIDADKAAIRRIYTPPAEGKLPQVRNVVVILMESMAGRYIGALGNEDGITPNFDALAKQGTLFTRFFSNGTHTHQGMFATMACFPNLPAFEYLMRMPEGAHQFSGLPQLLSTRGFDDVYVYNGNFQWDNQSGFFSNQGMTRFVGREDFVNPVFMDPTWGVSDQDMFDRSVQELDKLAKAPDGKPFYALLQTLSNHTPYALPKDLPVTPVTGHGSLDEHLTAMRYADWSLGQFFAKVKNEPWYKNTLFVILGDHGFGNNEQITEMDLSRFNVPLLLIGPGVQETFGARRDTVGSQIDVVPTVLARFGQPTQHQCWGRDLLGLPQGDQGVAVIKPSGSDQTVALVTGDRILVKPRDRDAVLYRYHLGTEAGGEVVKGDASVPELQKRLEAFIQTATASLLGNTTGMTDSKAAAAQRQ, from the coding sequence ATGTCGCAAACGGAAGTCCCCCAATCCCCACGCGCCACCGGCGTCCGGCCGGTGCCGACGCTGGGCAGCCACCTGAGCTTCGTGCTCGGCTGCGCCCTGGCCCTGATGGTCATGTTCACCCTGCTGCGCCTGGCGCTGCTGGGCTACAACAAGGACTTGATCGGCAATTCGCCCTTCGCCACCTTCGCCGAGGCCTTCTTCAACGGTGCTCGCTTCGATCTGCGCCTGGTGGTCTATCTCTGCGTGCCCTCGCTGCTCTGCCTGTTGAGCGCCAGAGCCATGGCTGCCCGGCGCCTGCAGGCCGGTTGGTTCACCCTGGCCGCCAGCCTCTGCCTGCTGCTGGGCGTTGGCGAGCTGAATTTCTATCGGGAATTCCATCAGCGCCTGAACAGCCTGGTGTTCCAATATATGCAGGAAGACCTGCATACCGTCACCAGCATGATCTGGAACGGCTTCCCGGTGGTGCGTCTGCTCCTGGCCTGGGCCGTGGCGACGCTGCTGCTGGGCCTGGTGTTCTTCGGCGTCGAGCGGGCCACCCGCCGCTATGCCGCGCCGCGTCCACCGGTCTGGTATCGCCGGGGTGCGGTGTTCCTGCTCTGCCTGGTGGTGGCGGTCATTGCCGCCCGGGGCACCCTGAGATCCGGCCCGCCGCTGCGTTGGGGCGATGCCTATACCACCGATTCGATGTTCGCCAATCACCTCGGCCTGAACGGCACCCTGACCCTGATCAATGCCGCCGAGAACAGCTTCTCCGATCACCGCGACAACAGCTGGAAAGCGACCATGCCGGCCGCCGACGCCCTGGCCGTCACCCGGCAGATGCTGCTGACCCCGCGCGATGAACTGATCGACGCCGACAAGGCCGCCATCCGCCGCATCTATACGCCGCCTGCCGAAGGCAAGTTGCCCCAGGTGCGCAACGTGGTGGTGATCCTCATGGAAAGCATGGCCGGTCGCTACATAGGCGCGCTGGGCAACGAAGACGGCATCACGCCGAATTTCGACGCCCTGGCCAAGCAGGGCACCCTGTTCACCCGCTTCTTCTCCAATGGCACCCATACCCACCAGGGCATGTTCGCCACCATGGCCTGCTTCCCCAACCTGCCGGCCTTCGAGTACCTGATGCGCATGCCCGAAGGCGCCCACCAGTTCTCCGGCTTGCCGCAACTGCTCAGCACCCGGGGCTTCGACGACGTCTACGTCTACAACGGTAACTTCCAGTGGGATAACCAGTCCGGCTTCTTCAGCAACCAGGGCATGACCCGCTTCGTCGGGCGTGAGGACTTCGTCAACCCGGTGTTCATGGACCCGACCTGGGGCGTTTCCGACCAGGACATGTTCGATCGATCGGTGCAGGAGCTGGACAAGCTGGCCAAGGCGCCGGACGGCAAGCCCTTCTATGCGCTGCTGCAGACGCTGTCCAACCATACGCCCTATGCGCTGCCCAAGGACCTGCCGGTCACGCCGGTCACCGGCCACGGCTCGCTCGACGAGCACCTCACCGCCATGCGCTATGCCGACTGGTCGCTGGGCCAATTCTTCGCCAAGGTGAAAAACGAACCCTGGTACAAGAACACCCTGTTCGTGATCCTCGGCGACCACGGCTTCGGCAACAACGAGCAGATCACCGAGATGGACCTGTCGCGCTTCAACGTGCCGCTGCTGCTGATCGGTCCGGGCGTGCAGGAAACCTTCGGCGCCCGCCGTGACACCGTGGGCAGCCAGATCGACGTGGTACCCACCGTCCTGGCCCGCTTCGGCCAGCCGACCCAGCACCAGTGCTGGGGTCGCGACCTGCTCGGCCTGCCCCAGGGCGACCAGGGCGTCGCCGTGATCAAGCCTTCAGGTAGCGACCAGACCGTCGCCCTGGTGACCGGTGACCGCATCCTGGTCAAGCCGCGTGATCGCGACGCCGTGCTCTATCGCTACCATTTGGGCACCGAGGCCGGTGGCGAGGTGGTCAAGGGCGATGCCAGCGTGCCCGAGCTGCAGAAGCGCCTGGAAGCCTTCATCCAGACCGCCACCGCCAGCCTGCTGGGCAACACCACCGGCATGACCGACAGCAAGGCCGCCGCGGCCCAGCGTCAGTAA
- a CDS encoding AAA family ATPase, with protein sequence MAHRDALQVLRTYLTSQILGQETLVERLLIAVLADGHLLVEGAPGLAKTKAIKDLAEGLEADFHRIQFTPDLLPADITGTEIYRPDTASFSFQQGPIFHNLVLADEINRAPAKVQSALLEAMAERQVSIGRTSYALPELFLVMATQNPIEQEGTYPLPEAQLDRFLMHVKIGYPDAAVERRILAQARGEALDGETLPTERVSQAAIAAARREVLSLYMADAVEEYLVQLIMATRTPGRFDQDLAHWITYGASPRGSIALDRCARAHAWLAGRDFVSPEDIQAVVFDVLRHRIILSFEAEAAGVDHDRVVQRILDLVAVA encoded by the coding sequence ATGGCTCACCGTGACGCTCTGCAGGTGCTTCGCACCTATCTGACCAGCCAGATTCTCGGCCAGGAAACCCTGGTGGAGCGGCTGCTCATCGCAGTGCTGGCGGATGGACACCTGCTGGTGGAAGGCGCGCCGGGGCTGGCCAAGACCAAGGCCATCAAGGACCTGGCGGAAGGCCTGGAGGCGGACTTCCACCGCATCCAGTTCACCCCCGACCTGCTGCCCGCCGACATCACCGGCACCGAGATCTATCGGCCCGACACCGCGAGCTTCTCCTTTCAGCAGGGGCCGATCTTCCACAACCTGGTCCTCGCCGACGAGATCAACCGCGCGCCGGCCAAGGTGCAGTCCGCGCTGCTGGAGGCCATGGCCGAGCGCCAGGTGAGCATCGGCCGCACCTCCTACGCCCTGCCCGAGCTGTTCCTGGTGATGGCGACCCAGAACCCCATCGAGCAGGAGGGTACCTATCCCCTGCCCGAGGCCCAGCTCGACCGCTTCCTGATGCACGTCAAGATCGGCTATCCGGATGCCGCGGTGGAGCGGCGCATCCTGGCCCAGGCCCGCGGCGAGGCCCTGGATGGCGAGACCCTGCCGACCGAGCGGGTCAGCCAGGCGGCCATCGCCGCGGCACGCCGCGAGGTATTGAGCCTGTACATGGCCGATGCCGTGGAGGAGTACCTGGTGCAGCTGATCATGGCGACCCGCACCCCGGGGCGCTTCGACCAGGATCTGGCGCACTGGATCACCTACGGCGCCAGCCCGCGTGGCTCCATCGCCCTGGATCGTTGCGCCCGCGCCCACGCCTGGCTCGCCGGCCGCGATTTCGTCAGTCCGGAGGATATCCAGGCGGTGGTGTTCGATGTATTGCGCCATCGCATCATCCTGTCGTTCGAGGCGGAGGCCGCTGGCGTCGACCACGACCGGGTGGTGCAGCGCATCCTCGATCTGGTGGCCGTGGCCTGA
- a CDS encoding cold shock domain-containing protein, which yields MADDRERGTVKWFNTSKGFGFISRDTGDDIFVHFRAIRGEGHRVLMEGQRVEFSVIQRDKGLQAEDVVIAA from the coding sequence CTGGCCGATGACCGCGAGCGCGGCACGGTGAAGTGGTTCAACACCTCCAAGGGCTTCGGCTTCATTTCCCGCGACACCGGCGACGATATCTTCGTGCATTTCCGGGCGATCCGCGGCGAAGGCCACCGGGTACTGATGGAAGGTCAGCGCGTGGAGTTCTCGGTGATCCAGCGCGACAAGGGTCTACAGGCCGAAGACGTGGTCATCGCGGCCTGA
- a CDS encoding YebC/PmpR family DNA-binding transcriptional regulator has product MAGHSKWANIKHRKERQDAKKGKIFTKIIRELTVAARQGGGVPADNPRLRLAVDKALTANMTRDTIDRAIARGVGAGEGENVEELTYEGYAPSGVALIVEAMTDNRNRTAAEVRHAFNKCGGNLGTDGSVAYLFERKGQISYAPGLDEDALMEAALEAGADDVVANDDGSIDVFTSFADFIAVNEALTAAGYKADEAEVTMIPSTSATLDLETAQKVLKLIDMLEDLDDVQNVYSNADIPDDVMAQLG; this is encoded by the coding sequence ATGGCCGGTCATTCCAAATGGGCCAACATCAAGCACCGCAAAGAGCGTCAGGACGCCAAGAAAGGCAAGATCTTCACCAAGATCATCCGTGAACTGACCGTGGCTGCGCGCCAGGGCGGCGGCGTGCCGGCGGATAACCCCCGTCTGCGCCTGGCCGTGGACAAGGCGCTCACCGCCAACATGACCCGCGACACCATCGACCGGGCCATCGCCCGCGGCGTGGGCGCCGGCGAAGGCGAGAACGTCGAGGAGCTGACCTATGAAGGCTACGCCCCGAGCGGTGTCGCCCTCATCGTCGAAGCCATGACCGACAACCGCAACCGCACCGCGGCCGAGGTTCGTCATGCCTTCAACAAGTGCGGTGGCAACCTGGGCACCGATGGCTCGGTGGCCTACCTCTTCGAGCGCAAGGGCCAGATCAGCTACGCGCCCGGCCTGGACGAGGACGCCCTGATGGAAGCCGCCCTGGAAGCGGGTGCCGATGACGTGGTGGCCAACGATGATGGCTCCATCGACGTCTTCACCAGCTTCGCCGACTTCATCGCCGTCAACGAAGCCCTGACCGCTGCCGGCTACAAGGCCGACGAAGCCGAGGTGACCATGATCCCCTCGACCTCCGCGACCCTGGATCTGGAAACGGCGCAGAAGGTGCTCAAGCTGATCGACATGCTCGAAGACTTGGACGACGTGCAGAACGTCTACTCCAACGCCGACATTCCCGACGACGTCATGGCGCAGCTCGGCTGA
- the ruvA gene encoding Holliday junction branch migration protein RuvA, giving the protein MIGRLRGTLADKQPPHLLLDVGGVGYEVEVPMTTLYRLPAQGEVVTLHTHLVVREDAHLLYGFGEKRERELFRELIRLNGVGPKLALALMSSLEVDELVRCVQAQDTSVLVKVPGVGKKTAERLLVELKDRFKAWENLPTIAPLVLPNQAPVAASAEADAVSALVALGFKPQEASRAVAAVEGKDLSSEELIRRALKGMV; this is encoded by the coding sequence GTGATCGGTCGTCTACGTGGCACCCTGGCGGACAAGCAGCCGCCCCATCTCCTGCTCGACGTGGGCGGGGTCGGCTACGAGGTCGAGGTGCCCATGACGACCCTTTATCGGCTGCCGGCCCAGGGTGAGGTCGTCACATTGCATACCCACCTCGTGGTACGGGAAGATGCGCACCTGCTGTACGGGTTCGGGGAAAAACGCGAGCGTGAGCTGTTTCGCGAGCTGATCCGACTCAATGGTGTCGGCCCCAAGCTGGCCCTGGCGTTGATGTCCAGTCTCGAGGTGGATGAATTGGTTCGCTGTGTTCAGGCCCAGGACACCTCCGTCCTGGTCAAGGTGCCGGGGGTGGGCAAGAAGACCGCCGAGCGCCTGCTGGTCGAACTGAAGGACAGATTCAAGGCCTGGGAAAATCTGCCCACCATCGCGCCCCTGGTGCTGCCGAACCAGGCGCCGGTCGCTGCCAGTGCCGAGGCCGATGCGGTCAGCGCCCTGGTCGCCCTGGGCTTCAAACCGCAGGAAGCCAGTCGCGCCGTCGCCGCCGTGGAAGGGAAAGACCTTTCCAGCGAGGAACTCATCCGTCGCGCCCTGAAGGGCATGGTCTGA
- the ybgC gene encoding tol-pal system-associated acyl-CoA thioesterase, whose protein sequence is MHAQSRSPSPPVLRCRVYYEDTDAGGIVYYVNYLKFMERARTERLRALGYAQSELARDNLLFVVHSSEARYHAPARLDDELLIGAEVVEAKRASLRFHQEVRRARDDVLLCEGWVTVACVRADSFRPRAMPEAMRTVLAGNPASIQSGD, encoded by the coding sequence ATGCACGCGCAATCGCGGAGCCCGTCGCCGCCCGTCCTCAGGTGTCGTGTCTATTACGAAGATACCGATGCCGGCGGCATCGTCTACTACGTCAACTACCTCAAGTTCATGGAACGCGCCCGTACCGAGCGACTGCGCGCGCTGGGCTATGCCCAGTCCGAACTCGCCCGGGACAATCTACTCTTCGTCGTCCACAGCAGCGAAGCGCGCTACCATGCGCCCGCGCGCCTGGATGACGAGTTGTTGATCGGTGCCGAGGTGGTCGAAGCGAAGCGCGCCAGCCTCAGGTTTCACCAGGAGGTCAGGCGGGCTAGGGATGATGTCCTGCTCTGTGAAGGGTGGGTGACGGTCGCCTGTGTGCGTGCCGACAGCTTCAGGCCCAGGGCCATGCCCGAAGCCATGCGAACGGTTCTTGCCGGAAATCCGGCGTCAATTC
- a CDS encoding DUF58 domain-containing protein: MAERNGVTLGLAELIEMRHRVVEVQLFSAAGRRSPLIGLHHSRLRGRGVDFDQVRAYQPGDDVRAIDWRVTARTREPHTKLFHEERERPVYLLLEQSPRTFFGTGQQFKSVLAARLAALIGWAVLEHNDRIGGMIFGGERLHEVRPRRSKQNLLRFFDHLLNANRALQDPALAQVPRISFNQVLRRAREVLRPGSLALVICDERSLDVATEQHLTLLSRHSDLVLLPLSDPLDHALPQAGLLRFTNGQAEVELDTDRADVRQGYAEQAAHRRERWTELSLRLGIPLLPLSTADDLVEQLRHLLRQHRPGYAS; encoded by the coding sequence ATGGCCGAGCGCAACGGCGTGACCCTGGGCCTGGCCGAGCTCATCGAGATGCGCCACCGGGTGGTCGAGGTGCAACTGTTTTCCGCCGCCGGACGCCGCAGCCCGCTGATCGGTCTGCACCACTCACGCCTGCGTGGCCGCGGCGTGGACTTCGACCAGGTGCGCGCCTACCAGCCCGGCGACGACGTACGAGCCATCGACTGGCGCGTCACCGCCCGCACCCGCGAGCCCCACACCAAGTTGTTCCACGAAGAACGCGAACGTCCAGTCTATCTGCTGCTGGAGCAGAGTCCGCGCACCTTCTTCGGCACCGGCCAGCAATTCAAGTCGGTCTTGGCCGCGCGGCTGGCGGCACTGATCGGCTGGGCGGTGCTGGAACACAACGACCGAATCGGCGGCATGATCTTCGGTGGCGAGCGCCTGCACGAGGTACGCCCACGCCGTAGCAAGCAGAATCTGCTGCGCTTCTTCGACCATCTGCTCAACGCCAATCGCGCCTTGCAGGACCCGGCACTGGCCCAGGTACCGCGGATCAGCTTCAACCAGGTCTTGCGCCGCGCTCGGGAGGTGCTGCGCCCGGGCAGTCTGGCCCTGGTGATCTGCGACGAGCGCAGCCTGGACGTGGCGACCGAGCAGCACCTCACCCTGCTTTCGCGGCACAGCGATCTGGTGCTGCTGCCGCTCTCCGATCCGCTTGATCACGCCCTGCCCCAGGCCGGCCTGCTGCGCTTCACCAACGGCCAGGCCGAGGTCGAGCTGGACACCGACCGCGCCGACGTCCGCCAGGGCTATGCCGAACAGGCCGCCCACCGTCGCGAGCGCTGGACCGAGCTCAGCTTGCGCCTGGGCATTCCGCTGTTGCCGCTGTCCACCGCCGACGACCTGGTCGAGCAGCTCCGCCATCTGCTGCGCCAGCATCGTCCGGGGTATGCCTCGTGA